From a region of the Salvelinus namaycush isolate Seneca chromosome 40, SaNama_1.0, whole genome shotgun sequence genome:
- the LOC120033265 gene encoding uncharacterized protein LOC120033265 produces MHNRQQQQLLAEQEGLKKDLYHKVGGELVLTPDKSTVTDPITSILWKHGECWVAYWDKDFGGLDIYAAFKERTTLNQTTGELRISGLMTTDSGVYSVEFNSKLLEKTYKLSVIKAVPKPTITSSCNPDKTSCTLTCEGDTTDAEPVTYSWKVGEGVWEVGGEQLIVSKSVSGKPINGYKYICKLKNAVSGEGEVSEPVGEVFGPAGVALVSIKTGDDDADKLQGNGGVYETKADSLPHNRSGISALAVTLVVFLVGN; encoded by the exons atgcacaaCAGGCAGCAACAACAACTTTTAGCTGAACAGGAGGGGCTCAAAAAAG ATCTTTATCATAAAGTGGGAGGTGAGCTCGTGTTGACGCCGGACAAGTCCACAGTGACTGACCCCATCACAAGCATCCTATGGAAGCATGGGGAGTGCTGGGTGGCATATTGGGACAAGGATTTTGGTGGTCTGGACATCTATGCTGCCTTCAAAGAGCGTACAACCCTGAACCAGACTACTGGAGAACTGAGAATCAGTGGATTGATGACAACAGACAGTGGAGTTTATTCTGTGGAGTTCAACAGCAAACTGCTTGAGAAGACATATAAACTATCTGTTATCA AGGCAGTCCCCAAACCCACAATCACTTCTTCCTGTAACCCAGACAAAACCTCCTGCACTCTGACCTGTGAGGGGGACACCACTGATGCTGAACCAGTGACCTACAGCTGGAAAGTGGGAGAGGGGGTGTGGGAGGTCGGAGGAGAACAGCTGATTGTCTCTAAGAGCGTCAGTGGCAAACCAATCAATGGTTACAAGTACATCTGCAAGCTGAAGAACGCTGTTAGTGGTGAAGGGGAAGTCAGTGAGCCAGTTGGAGAGGTGTTTGGTCCAG CGGGGGTTGCGCTAGTGTCCATCAAAACAGGGGACGATGACGCAGACAAATTGCAGGGGAATGGAGGTGTGTATGAGACTAAAGCAGATAGTTTACCCCATAACAGATCTGGAATCAGTGCTTTGGCAGTTACA CTGGTGGTCTTCCTGGTGGGTAACTGA